From the genome of Proteus vulgaris, one region includes:
- a CDS encoding fimbria/pilus periplasmic chaperone, protein MMLLKRLFVVTTTLLTGMMFTSQAIAAIALDRTRVIFNGADKSISLNVSNQNKELPYLAQGWMENENGERIDSPLLVLPPIQRIEPGDKSQVKVQSLPDIAKLPQDRESVFYFNLREIPPRSDKPNVLQIALQTRIKLFYRPAAIYATQTDLTHPWQEKIILTKKGDRYEVNNPTPYYVTLVDGLTGLQGKSLDGFQPLMIAPKSTGTINLNASAFGASPVLSYINDYGGRPQMKFSCNGNECKVTETSAGY, encoded by the coding sequence ATGATGTTATTAAAGCGCTTATTTGTTGTAACAACCACTTTATTGACTGGAATGATGTTTACTAGTCAAGCCATTGCCGCGATTGCTTTAGATAGAACGCGCGTCATTTTTAATGGCGCGGATAAATCAATTAGTTTAAATGTCAGTAATCAAAATAAAGAGCTGCCTTATTTAGCACAAGGTTGGATGGAAAATGAGAATGGTGAACGTATTGATTCTCCATTGCTGGTTTTACCACCAATCCAACGTATTGAACCAGGCGATAAAAGCCAAGTAAAAGTGCAGTCATTGCCTGACATTGCCAAGTTACCACAAGATAGAGAAAGCGTTTTCTATTTTAACTTGCGTGAAATTCCACCTCGTAGTGATAAACCCAACGTGTTGCAAATTGCATTACAAACACGAATTAAGTTGTTTTATCGCCCAGCGGCTATTTATGCCACTCAAACAGATCTGACTCATCCTTGGCAAGAAAAAATCATCTTAACGAAAAAAGGTGATCGTTACGAAGTGAATAACCCAACACCTTACTACGTAACATTAGTTGATGGATTGACAGGGTTACAAGGGAAAAGTCTTGATGGTTTTCAGCCATTAATGATTGCGCCTAAAAGTACAGGCACGATAAACCTAAATGCTTCTGCATTTGGTGCGTCACCAGTATTAAGTTACATCAATGATTATGGTGGACGTCCACAGATGAAATTTAGCTGTAATGGCAATGAATGCAAAGTGACAGAAACATCAGCAGGATACTAA
- a CDS encoding DUF421 domain-containing protein, translated as MEYYFLVIIKFIIGFTIILAHMNLSGKTQLSQLTPIDFIGNFVLGGIMGGVIYTDAIPLYQYIIVFLIGVCFISLLNYISKRFNFFRAVTIGNPIPIIKKGEFIMENIMEKKNKIDILNITSRLHAQGIHSFQEVNYAQIEPDGQITVVCDGAKMPSLIVMKDGVIRTSELVQIEKDEAWLQEEMKNQHIDKPEDVFLAEFWDGKVNFILQDGKIKRTASLPNN; from the coding sequence ATGGAATATTACTTTCTGGTTATTATTAAATTTATTATTGGTTTTACTATCATATTAGCCCATATGAATTTATCAGGGAAAACACAACTTTCTCAATTAACTCCCATTGATTTTATTGGCAATTTTGTTCTTGGGGGGATTATGGGAGGGGTGATTTATACTGATGCTATTCCTCTTTACCAATATATTATTGTCTTTTTAATTGGTGTTTGTTTTATCTCTTTGCTCAACTATATCAGCAAACGATTCAATTTTTTTCGTGCGGTTACCATTGGAAATCCGATCCCTATCATAAAGAAGGGCGAGTTTATTATGGAAAACATCATGGAGAAGAAGAATAAAATAGATATTCTTAATATTACTTCACGTCTTCATGCTCAAGGTATCCATTCATTTCAAGAAGTTAACTATGCACAAATTGAACCTGATGGACAAATTACAGTAGTGTGTGACGGTGCTAAAATGCCGTCCTTGATTGTGATGAAAGATGGCGTTATCCGTACTTCAGAATTAGTACAAATAGAAAAAGATGAAGCATGGTTACAAGAAGAAATGAAAAATCAGCATATTGATAAGCCTGAAGATGTTTTTTTAGCTGAGTTTTGGGATGGGAAAGTGAATTTTATTTTGCAAGATGGCAAGATAAAACGTACCGCATCATTACCGAATAATTAA
- the mrpI gene encoding phase variation DNA invertase MrpI, giving the protein MKQRKFLTRFEINSILKQAKEGRYPERDYCMFLMCFLHGFRVSELCRLTLSDIDLESRILYVRRLKGGLSTTQPIIEEEYDALVNWLKKRETWRESDSEWVFLSQKTGPISRQQVYGLLRRLGKEANVSISPHPHMLRHACGYALADLGRDTRLIQDYLGHRNISHTVIYTASNSKRFVHIWDIRN; this is encoded by the coding sequence ATGAAGCAACGTAAGTTTCTTACACGTTTTGAGATCAACTCTATTTTGAAGCAAGCAAAAGAAGGACGATATCCAGAAAGAGATTACTGTATGTTTTTAATGTGTTTTTTACATGGGTTTCGTGTTAGTGAGCTATGCAGACTAACTTTAAGCGATATCGATTTGGAAAGTAGGATACTCTACGTCAGGCGCTTGAAAGGAGGTTTATCAACAACACAACCTATTATAGAAGAGGAATACGATGCGCTGGTTAACTGGTTGAAAAAAAGGGAAACATGGAGAGAATCTGACTCAGAATGGGTCTTTTTATCTCAAAAAACAGGTCCAATCTCTCGTCAACAAGTATATGGATTACTTCGCCGTTTAGGTAAAGAAGCTAATGTATCTATAAGCCCTCATCCCCATATGTTACGCCATGCATGTGGCTATGCGCTTGCTGATTTAGGTAGAGATACGCGTCTAATTCAGGATTACTTGGGACATCGGAATATTTCACATACTGTTATCTATACAGCAAGCAACTCAAAACGTTTTGTTCACATTTGGGATATAAGAAATTAA
- a CDS encoding fimbrial protein, whose protein sequence is MTPLWLCLIASLLTTSVIASDVKQDKNMHQRFGVLNLSGSILEPSCTIAAGSGEQVIPLTTVSIPMLVTEGRGPIEYFSIRLTECTLIEQKGQEADNPRFIATFEGPSNENGNFTLSGEARGASLAIADRYGRQAIPGQPLPPVGIDSKSMALLYQARIVKNNEIPKAGNYRTTLRFKLEYY, encoded by the coding sequence ATGACACCACTATGGCTATGCCTTATTGCCAGCTTACTGACAACATCGGTAATAGCAAGTGATGTAAAACAAGATAAAAACATGCATCAGCGATTTGGGGTACTTAATCTTTCAGGCTCGATCTTAGAACCATCTTGCACGATTGCAGCAGGAAGTGGTGAACAAGTTATTCCACTGACAACGGTTTCTATTCCAATGTTAGTGACTGAAGGGCGAGGACCTATTGAGTATTTTTCTATCAGATTAACGGAATGTACGCTCATTGAACAAAAAGGTCAGGAAGCGGACAACCCTCGTTTTATTGCAACGTTTGAAGGACCTTCTAACGAAAATGGTAATTTTACGCTTTCTGGTGAAGCAAGAGGTGCATCATTAGCGATAGCTGATCGTTATGGTAGACAAGCTATTCCAGGGCAACCATTGCCCCCTGTTGGTATTGATTCGAAATCAATGGCGTTACTTTATCAAGCGCGAATAGTCAAAAATAACGAAATACCCAAAGCAGGGAATTACCGTACAACGCTGCGATTTAAGCTGGAATACTATTAA
- the rnz gene encoding ribonuclease Z, with protein MELIFLGTNAGVPSKERNVTSMVLDLQNKQKSMWMFDCGEATQHQILHTRVKLPRLNKIFITHLHGDHIFGLPGLLCSRSMGGTETSLTVYGPSGIKAFIETSLTLSQSYLTYPINIVEIDEAGFLFEEEGMKVSCEALSHPVPCFGYRLEEENSLGKLDAQKLKAENIPTGPWLQELKQGKTITLPDGRVIDGQEYIGPEIKGRCIAIFGDTQPTPDALKLANNADVIVHEATFKHEMAEQANSRGHSTTVQAATLAKDANVKKLIITHLSSRYLPEDCVELLNECQHVFSHTEIASDFAVFKL; from the coding sequence ATGGAGCTCATTTTTTTAGGCACTAACGCAGGCGTTCCGTCTAAAGAGAGGAATGTCACAAGTATGGTGCTTGATTTACAAAATAAACAAAAAAGTATGTGGATGTTTGATTGTGGTGAAGCCACACAACATCAGATACTGCATACTCGCGTGAAATTGCCGCGTTTAAATAAAATTTTTATTACCCATTTACACGGTGACCATATTTTTGGTTTGCCGGGACTACTTTGTAGTCGTTCAATGGGGGGAACTGAAACAAGCTTAACAGTATATGGCCCCTCTGGCATCAAAGCTTTTATAGAAACATCACTGACATTAAGTCAATCCTATTTAACTTATCCTATTAATATTGTTGAAATTGACGAAGCGGGTTTTCTGTTTGAAGAAGAAGGAATGAAAGTCAGTTGTGAAGCACTTTCTCATCCAGTACCTTGTTTTGGCTATCGCTTAGAGGAAGAAAATAGCCTCGGTAAACTCGATGCTCAGAAGCTAAAAGCTGAAAATATTCCGACTGGCCCTTGGTTACAAGAGTTAAAACAAGGCAAAACTATTACATTACCCGATGGAAGAGTCATTGATGGCCAAGAGTATATCGGCCCTGAAATAAAAGGACGCTGTATTGCTATTTTTGGTGATACACAACCCACACCGGATGCATTAAAACTAGCGAATAACGCGGATGTTATTGTGCATGAAGCAACGTTTAAGCATGAAATGGCTGAACAAGCAAATAGTCGCGGGCATTCAACAACAGTACAAGCTGCAACATTAGCAAAAGACGCTAACGTCAAAAAGTTGATTATTACCCATCTTAGTAGCCGCTATTTACCAGAAGACTGTGTTGAGTTGCTCAATGAATGCCAACACGTTTTTAGCCATACTGAAATTGCGTCTGATTTTGCCGTGTTTAAGTTGTAG
- the mrpA gene encoding MR/P fimbria major subunit MrpA, translating into MKLNKLALVLGLGLSVAAGSAFAADQGHGTVKFVGSIIDAPCSIHPDSENQTVPLGQISTAALKDGGRSNSRDFKISLENCTTETYKTVQTTFTGSEDADILAGSLGIEGIAKNAAVVITDAGGKQIKLGTPSAAQNLRDGNNDLNFAAYLQGSAAEAAVPGDFTAIATFALTYQ; encoded by the coding sequence ATGAAATTAAATAAATTAGCGTTAGTTCTTGGCTTAGGTTTATCTGTTGCTGCGGGTTCTGCATTTGCTGCTGACCAAGGTCACGGTACTGTTAAATTTGTTGGTTCAATTATTGATGCACCTTGTTCTATTCATCCTGATTCAGAAAATCAAACTGTTCCATTAGGTCAAATTTCTACTGCTGCATTAAAAGATGGTGGCCGTAGTAATTCTCGTGATTTCAAAATTTCTTTAGAAAATTGCACAACTGAAACTTATAAAACAGTTCAAACAACCTTCACTGGTTCAGAAGATGCAGACATTTTAGCAGGCTCTTTAGGTATTGAAGGTATCGCTAAAAATGCTGCTGTTGTTATCACTGATGCGGGTGGTAAACAAATCAAATTAGGTACACCAAGTGCAGCTCAAAACTTACGTGATGGTAATAATGATCTGAACTTCGCTGCTTACCTACAAGGTTCTGCTGCAGAAGCCGCTGTTCCAGGTGACTTCACTGCAATTGCAACTTTCGCACTGACTTATCAGTAA
- a CDS encoding slipin family protein, whose product MKTTIVVKQGQLALLKKKDEYIDVLTAGEHKFFDFGRQLSADVFPLNGGALESEKAEFLRQYYPQWVAEYGFDIVLSDEEIGLLYENGSLKEILAPGTRRLYWRYADRSLEIVSIDELEVSSILMKKLQHPKLRNQVIKGSEGVLNVDIPAWHNGVIRINGETQALLPPGLKGYWRYQYKVDVEVVDMRLQTLDVSGQEILTKDKVTLRINLSANWRYSDVLLAYQQLASPLEFLYKELQFALREAVGTRTLDELLENKSLIDSLVSEKISEATQGYGIEVASLGVKDIVLPGEMKTILAQVVEAEKSAQANVIRRREETSATRSLLNTAKVMENNPVALRLKELETVERIAERIDKISVYGGLDQVLNGLVQIKGAQA is encoded by the coding sequence ATAAAAACAACAATAGTGGTAAAACAGGGGCAGTTAGCACTTTTAAAGAAAAAAGATGAATACATTGATGTGCTAACAGCAGGTGAACATAAATTTTTTGATTTTGGGCGTCAGCTCAGTGCAGATGTTTTCCCTTTAAATGGGGGAGCATTAGAAAGCGAGAAAGCCGAATTTTTACGTCAATACTATCCTCAATGGGTGGCTGAGTATGGTTTTGATATTGTGTTATCGGATGAAGAGATTGGCCTTTTATATGAAAACGGCTCTTTAAAAGAGATCTTAGCACCAGGAACGCGACGTTTATATTGGCGGTATGCCGACCGTTCTCTAGAAATAGTATCTATCGATGAACTTGAAGTATCTTCAATATTGATGAAAAAACTCCAGCATCCTAAATTACGAAATCAAGTCATAAAGGGAAGTGAAGGGGTTCTCAATGTGGATATTCCTGCTTGGCATAATGGTGTTATTCGGATCAATGGAGAAACACAAGCCTTATTGCCACCGGGACTAAAAGGATATTGGCGTTATCAGTATAAAGTAGATGTTGAAGTAGTCGATATGCGTTTACAAACACTGGATGTTAGTGGGCAGGAGATCTTAACGAAAGACAAAGTGACACTGCGTATTAATTTATCGGCTAACTGGCGTTATAGCGATGTACTTTTAGCATATCAACAACTGGCTTCACCATTGGAGTTCTTATATAAAGAGTTGCAATTTGCCTTACGCGAAGCAGTAGGAACAAGAACGCTGGATGAATTATTAGAAAATAAAAGCCTGATAGATAGTTTAGTCAGTGAAAAAATCAGTGAAGCCACTCAAGGATATGGTATTGAAGTGGCTTCATTAGGGGTAAAAGATATCGTTTTACCGGGTGAAATGAAAACGATTTTAGCGCAAGTCGTTGAAGCTGAAAAATCAGCACAAGCTAATGTCATTCGTCGAAGAGAAGAGACATCAGCAACACGTTCTTTATTAAATACTGCGAAAGTGATGGAAAATAACCCTGTTGCTTTAAGGCTAAAAGAGCTAGAAACGGTAGAACGTATAGCAGAACGTATTGATAAGATCTCCGTTTATGGCGGTTTAGATCAAGTATTAAACGGATTAGTCCAAATTAAAGGAGCACAAGCATGA
- a CDS encoding outer membrane usher protein codes for MARSFKTVGLGTEKKKKQHTIRPVAVLIYLILTGASSISSSALANSDIEFNADILDLKDKQNIDLSDFSRAGYIMPGRYEFVVRVNNNELPELYNINYVVPANDPKGSEPCLPPELIHQIGLKPEWAEKVKYQDNGSCLDISSIPGMTVNASLGSGNLILTIPQAYLEYSAPNWDPPSRWDHGISGVLFDYNVNANVTDPAKGKQRQQVTGLGTVGANLGVWRFRADWQASYQHTTGLPDSTENSWKWNQLYLYRAITQLGARLVMGETYSRSDIFDNFRFTGINLSTDDNMLPPNLRGYAPEVTGVAKTNAKVTISQQGRVIYETQVAPGPFRIQDINDAVSGKLDVRVEEQDGSVQEFQMDTASIPYLTRPGRVQYKLSAGKPSDMNRNTEGPIFGMGEFSWGISNGWSLYGGSLVSGDYNSVSAGIGRDLMALGAISFDATHSWAKIPSDNKRYHGGSYRLSYSKRFEQINSQVTFAGYRFSERDFMSMNQYLDRRYRDGEEDNNKELYTIMFSKQFPEWGLSAYLNYSHQTYWNKPNNDNYNLSLAKAMDIGRFKNINLSLSAFRNKFNGTNDNGIYMNVSMPWSDRATISYNTVINKHGNSHNVSYYDRIDDNSSYRVGAGLSSNGKPSADAYLMHYADAALITASASHINDEYTSATLSLQGGATLTPKGGALHRTSRTGSTRLLIDTDGISDVPVKSIGAITRTNAFGKAILPDINDYYRSSASIDLDQMPDNAEALRSIQQLTLTEGAIGYRHFDVVSGQKAMAVIRLQDGTYPPFGASVTTDKGRELGIVNDGGNVYLTGINSGDVLSVRWNGQAQCKVQIPTLVEGMFISSLLLTCGDGNTTPSTINQRTEPLPKPQLITK; via the coding sequence ATGGCGAGATCATTCAAAACCGTTGGTTTAGGGACGGAAAAAAAGAAAAAACAACATACTATTCGGCCTGTTGCTGTACTGATCTATTTAATCCTTACTGGGGCTTCCAGTATTTCAAGTTCAGCTTTAGCAAATAGTGATATTGAATTTAATGCCGATATTCTGGATCTAAAAGATAAGCAAAATATCGACTTATCAGATTTCTCTCGTGCGGGCTATATTATGCCTGGCCGATATGAGTTTGTTGTTCGTGTTAACAATAATGAACTCCCTGAACTTTATAACATTAATTATGTAGTGCCTGCCAATGATCCTAAAGGTAGTGAACCTTGCTTACCTCCAGAATTGATCCATCAAATAGGCCTTAAACCTGAATGGGCTGAAAAAGTTAAATATCAAGATAATGGAAGTTGTCTTGATATCTCTTCCATTCCTGGAATGACAGTAAATGCAAGTCTAGGAAGTGGTAATCTTATTCTGACTATTCCTCAAGCTTATCTTGAATATTCAGCACCAAACTGGGATCCACCTTCTCGTTGGGATCATGGTATCTCAGGAGTGCTTTTTGACTATAACGTCAATGCTAACGTGACAGATCCCGCTAAAGGAAAGCAACGTCAACAAGTTACAGGTTTAGGAACCGTGGGCGCAAACCTGGGGGTTTGGCGTTTCCGTGCTGATTGGCAAGCAAGTTATCAGCATACAACGGGTCTTCCCGATAGCACTGAAAATAGTTGGAAATGGAACCAGCTTTATCTTTATAGAGCAATCACCCAATTAGGGGCTCGCCTTGTGATGGGGGAGACTTATTCACGCTCTGACATTTTCGATAACTTCCGTTTTACTGGGATTAATTTATCTACGGATGACAATATGCTACCGCCTAACTTAAGGGGGTATGCCCCTGAAGTAACGGGGGTCGCAAAAACGAATGCGAAGGTGACGATTAGCCAACAAGGTCGTGTGATCTATGAAACTCAGGTTGCTCCCGGGCCGTTTCGTATTCAAGACATTAATGATGCAGTGAGTGGCAAATTAGATGTACGTGTTGAAGAACAAGATGGATCTGTTCAAGAATTCCAAATGGATACTGCGAGTATTCCTTATTTAACACGTCCTGGCCGAGTGCAATATAAATTATCTGCAGGTAAACCGTCAGATATGAACCGTAATACCGAAGGTCCTATTTTTGGTATGGGTGAATTCTCGTGGGGTATTAGTAATGGTTGGTCACTTTATGGTGGTTCATTAGTCTCTGGCGATTATAACTCTGTTTCTGCTGGTATTGGTCGTGACTTAATGGCGCTGGGTGCCATCTCTTTTGATGCAACACATTCTTGGGCCAAAATTCCAAGTGATAACAAGCGCTATCACGGTGGTTCTTATCGCTTAAGTTACTCAAAACGTTTTGAACAAATAAATAGCCAAGTGACATTCGCAGGCTATCGATTCTCTGAACGTGATTTTATGAGTATGAACCAATATTTAGATCGCCGTTATCGTGATGGTGAAGAAGATAACAATAAAGAGCTTTATACCATTATGTTTAGTAAGCAGTTCCCTGAATGGGGATTAAGTGCTTACTTAAACTATAGCCATCAGACTTATTGGAATAAGCCTAATAATGATAACTATAACTTGTCATTAGCCAAAGCGATGGATATTGGTCGCTTTAAAAACATCAATCTCAGTCTGTCGGCGTTTCGCAATAAATTCAATGGCACCAATGATAATGGCATTTATATGAATGTCAGTATGCCTTGGAGCGATCGTGCAACCATTAGCTACAACACCGTGATTAACAAACACGGTAATTCACATAATGTCAGTTATTACGATCGTATTGATGACAATAGTAGCTATCGTGTTGGTGCTGGCTTAAGTAGTAACGGTAAACCATCTGCAGATGCCTATCTCATGCATTACGCTGATGCAGCATTAATCACTGCCAGTGCGAGCCATATAAATGATGAATACACATCAGCCACATTATCATTGCAAGGTGGGGCAACATTGACACCAAAAGGTGGGGCATTACACCGTACAAGTCGTACAGGTAGTACTCGTTTACTTATTGATACAGATGGTATTTCTGATGTACCAGTGAAGAGTATCGGTGCTATTACTCGTACCAATGCTTTTGGTAAAGCCATACTGCCTGATATCAATGATTATTACCGTAGTAGTGCCAGTATCGACCTTGATCAGATGCCTGATAACGCTGAAGCATTACGCTCAATTCAACAACTAACCCTAACAGAAGGCGCAATAGGCTACCGTCACTTTGATGTAGTGTCGGGACAAAAAGCCATGGCTGTCATTCGTTTACAAGATGGAACTTACCCACCATTTGGTGCCAGTGTCACAACTGATAAAGGCCGAGAGCTCGGTATTGTCAATGATGGTGGAAATGTCTACCTGACAGGTATTAATAGTGGCGATGTGTTGAGTGTGCGTTGGAATGGACAAGCACAGTGCAAAGTTCAGATCCCGACATTAGTTGAAGGCATGTTTATATCTTCATTATTACTAACTTGTGGTGATGGCAATACCACACCATCAACAATCAATCAAAGAACCGAACCCTTACCTAAACCTCAATTGATCACAAAATAA
- a CDS encoding RtcB family protein: MILDHQIVKEAGTAEIKMWTNGVPVEADALKQLINTAKMPFIFKHMAVMPDVHLGKGSTIGSVIPTKGAIIPAAVGVDIGCGMIAVKTSLHANDLPDNLFAIRTAIEQAVPHGRTSYQSGNDRGSWKNPPKLVDQHWQQLEGRFKVLTDKYPRLRNTNNYRHLGTLGTGNHFIELCLDESDNVWVMLHSGSRGVGNAIGTLFIQMAQEDMREHIANLPDKNLAYLKEGTLFYDDYIEAVEWAQDFARHNREVMMERVLAALSTQITKPFTTQQQAVNCHHNYVQKEMHFGEEILVTRKGAVSAQRGEMGIIPGSMGAKSFIVRGKGNAESFCSCSHGAGRVMSRTAAKKAFSVEDQIRATAHVECRKDKDVIDEIPMAYKDIDAVMKAQSSLVEVVHTLRQVVCVKG; this comes from the coding sequence ATGATATTGGATCACCAAATAGTAAAAGAAGCAGGGACTGCTGAAATTAAAATGTGGACAAATGGTGTGCCTGTTGAGGCCGATGCTCTAAAGCAGCTTATCAATACCGCTAAGATGCCTTTTATCTTTAAACATATGGCGGTTATGCCTGATGTTCACTTAGGCAAAGGTTCAACAATAGGCAGTGTTATTCCAACCAAAGGTGCGATTATTCCAGCGGCTGTTGGTGTGGATATCGGTTGTGGAATGATTGCAGTGAAAACATCATTACATGCAAATGATCTGCCCGATAATTTATTTGCGATAAGAACAGCAATAGAACAAGCCGTTCCTCATGGAAGAACGAGTTATCAATCAGGGAATGATCGTGGTTCATGGAAGAACCCACCTAAACTTGTTGATCAACATTGGCAACAACTTGAAGGACGTTTTAAGGTTTTAACTGATAAGTATCCACGTTTACGAAATACTAATAATTATCGTCATCTTGGAACATTAGGAACAGGGAACCACTTTATTGAGTTGTGTCTTGATGAATCAGATAACGTTTGGGTAATGTTGCATAGTGGATCTCGGGGAGTTGGCAACGCTATCGGTACGTTATTTATACAAATGGCACAAGAAGATATGAGAGAACATATTGCTAATTTGCCAGATAAAAACTTAGCGTACTTAAAAGAAGGAACGCTTTTCTATGATGACTATATAGAAGCGGTTGAATGGGCTCAGGATTTTGCACGACATAATCGAGAAGTCATGATGGAACGTGTGTTGGCCGCATTATCAACACAAATCACTAAACCTTTTACGACACAACAACAAGCAGTGAACTGCCACCATAACTATGTGCAAAAGGAAATGCACTTTGGTGAAGAGATATTGGTAACACGAAAAGGAGCTGTTTCAGCACAACGTGGTGAAATGGGGATCATTCCAGGTTCAATGGGTGCTAAGAGCTTTATTGTAAGAGGAAAAGGAAATGCTGAAAGTTTTTGTTCATGTAGCCATGGTGCAGGACGTGTAATGAGTCGAACGGCGGCTAAAAAAGCCTTTAGTGTTGAAGATCAGATCCGAGCTACAGCTCATGTGGAATGTCGAAAGGATAAAGATGTCATTGACGAAATTCCAATGGCTTATAAGGATATTGATGCAGTTATGAAGGCTCAATCATCTTTGGTTGAAGTTGTTCATACACTAAGACAGGTGGTGTGTGTAAAAGGTTAA
- the rtcR gene encoding RNA repair transcriptional activator RtcR — protein MKRKVVIGVLGTTLDKRGKSHKRWNSWRPTISICHQKDFPVSRLVMIHQPNDSMLASKITEDIHTVSPDTEVWPYEIDICDPWDLEEVYSHFLDFAVNYPFDTENEEYYVHITTGTHIAQICWFLLTEAHYLPAKLLQTSPTSKIENEDGAKTIQSATGSYAIIDLDLSRYTKLTSRFEHYHNESLSFLKSGIATRNERFNTLIAQIERVALRSFAPILLTGPTGAGKSFLAQRIYELRQSRHFVKGRFIAVNCATLRGDNAMSTLFGHVKGAFTGALQARQGLLREANKGILFLDEIAELGLDEQAMLLKAIEEKSFYPYGSDTEVQSDFQLIAGTHRDMDKQIAKGLFREDLYARINMWSFSLPGLVDRKEDIEPNIDYELHHFTTLYQKAIRFNSDAKSHYIRFATSEQALWRGNFRELSASITRMATLAENGRIILSLVDEEINRLKQNWGVASSSLFNSTDIDLFDLSQLNTVIKTCQQSSTLSEAGRKLFAVSRQNKKQPNDADRLRKYLAKFDLNWEQIQHGE, from the coding sequence ATGAAACGCAAAGTAGTGATTGGTGTTTTAGGCACAACATTAGATAAAAGAGGTAAAAGCCATAAAAGGTGGAACTCATGGCGCCCAACAATTTCCATTTGTCATCAAAAGGATTTTCCTGTTAGCCGATTAGTGATGATCCACCAGCCTAATGACTCAATGCTAGCATCTAAAATTACAGAAGATATCCATACTGTCTCACCTGATACTGAGGTGTGGCCTTATGAAATTGATATTTGTGATCCGTGGGATCTCGAAGAGGTTTACAGCCATTTTCTTGATTTTGCAGTAAATTATCCATTTGATACTGAAAATGAAGAATATTATGTGCATATCACAACAGGAACACATATTGCTCAAATTTGTTGGTTTCTACTGACAGAAGCACACTACTTACCAGCAAAACTATTACAAACCTCACCCACTTCTAAAATAGAAAATGAAGACGGTGCTAAAACCATACAGTCAGCTACAGGCAGTTATGCCATTATTGATCTTGATTTAAGCCGTTATACAAAGTTAACGAGTCGGTTTGAACACTATCATAATGAGTCACTCTCTTTTTTAAAATCAGGGATTGCCACACGTAATGAACGCTTCAATACCTTAATTGCTCAAATTGAACGAGTAGCGTTGCGCTCTTTTGCTCCTATTCTATTAACGGGTCCCACTGGTGCAGGAAAATCATTTCTTGCTCAACGTATTTATGAATTACGACAATCGCGCCATTTTGTAAAAGGGCGTTTTATCGCAGTTAACTGCGCTACTTTGCGCGGTGACAACGCCATGTCCACTTTATTTGGACATGTAAAAGGCGCATTTACCGGTGCGTTGCAAGCTAGACAAGGATTATTAAGAGAAGCAAACAAAGGGATTTTATTTCTGGATGAAATTGCAGAATTAGGGCTTGATGAGCAAGCGATGCTACTTAAAGCGATAGAAGAAAAATCTTTTTATCCGTATGGCTCAGATACTGAAGTACAAAGCGATTTCCAGTTGATAGCAGGTACACATCGAGATATGGATAAACAAATTGCAAAGGGGCTTTTTCGCGAAGATCTCTATGCAAGGATTAATATGTGGTCTTTTTCATTACCGGGATTAGTCGATCGCAAAGAGGATATCGAACCCAATATCGACTATGAGTTACATCATTTTACAACACTCTATCAAAAAGCGATCCGCTTTAATTCAGATGCAAAATCTCACTATATTCGGTTTGCCACATCTGAGCAGGCTTTATGGCGTGGTAATTTTCGTGAACTTAGTGCTAGTATAACGCGAATGGCTACACTTGCTGAAAATGGTCGTATTATCCTTTCTCTTGTTGATGAAGAAATTAATCGTTTAAAACAAAATTGGGGAGTGGCTTCATCTTCTTTATTTAATAGTACTGATATTGATCTCTTCGATCTTAGCCAACTCAATACAGTTATCAAAACCTGTCAGCAATCATCAACACTCTCAGAAGCTGGTAGAAAACTTTTCGCAGTATCAAGACAAAATAAAAAACAACCCAACGATGCCGATCGATTACGTAAGTATCTTGCGAAATTTGATTTAAATTGGGAACAAATTCAACATGGAGAATAA